From the genome of Mycobacterium kansasii ATCC 12478:
TTCAATACGGATAGCAGCCCCCTCGACCGAGATCTCGACCTCTCCCGCAGTAATGCCCGACTGCTCGCGAAGCGACTTCGGGATCACCAAACGCCCGGCCTTGTCAATGGTAGTACGCATACCATTACGATACCGCAGTCATGGTACATCTGTGGTACATAGAGCGACAGTCAATACCCCTGATCATTGCCCGCAACCTCTCACCGACCGGTTGTCAGCAATATGGGTGACCCGGAGCCGCAAGATGGTGCAATCTAGAGCGGTGCTTACGGTCGTGCCGGGAAGGCGCACATGACCTCGGGCGGATACGGCGGG
Proteins encoded in this window:
- a CDS encoding AbrB/MazE/SpoVT family DNA-binding domain-containing protein — protein: MRTTIDKAGRLVIPKSLREQSGITAGEVEISVEGAAIRIESPAVDELVELDGLLLLPGGGPELDDDAVRELRLGDQR